One Niabella beijingensis DNA window includes the following coding sequences:
- a CDS encoding AraC family transcriptional regulator → MKAILQKVPVLTNTSFALQHFSEPYFNIPWHFHPECELVLIHEGSGKKFIGNTITDFAPGSLVLIGPDLPHWYRCDDIFYHRQPGLKAASTVIQFEKHFLGDGFLQAPELGVIREMLDSAAMGLEITGSCREDVSSKMLKMDATQGMERLLLLLSILHRIAASGAYHTLSTQESVQLSKEDSHRINKIYEFVMDHFTEDISTETVAGIVNMSASAFCRYFKKRTRKTFIVLLNEIRVGHACRLLIEQENSITDVCFSSGFNNVSYFNRQFLAVKGMSPKQFRNAYQHQAAQKTV, encoded by the coding sequence ATGAAAGCGATTCTTCAGAAAGTACCCGTTTTAACGAATACCTCTTTTGCACTGCAGCATTTTAGTGAGCCCTATTTCAATATCCCCTGGCATTTTCACCCGGAATGTGAGCTGGTACTCATCCATGAAGGTTCCGGAAAAAAGTTCATCGGCAATACCATCACCGACTTTGCTCCGGGCAGCCTGGTGCTGATCGGACCGGACCTGCCGCACTGGTACCGCTGTGATGATATTTTTTATCACCGGCAACCGGGTCTTAAAGCGGCATCCACCGTTATCCAGTTTGAAAAACATTTCCTTGGGGACGGGTTCCTGCAGGCCCCTGAGCTGGGTGTGATACGCGAGATGCTGGACAGCGCTGCAATGGGACTTGAGATAACCGGCAGTTGCCGGGAGGATGTAAGCTCCAAAATGCTGAAGATGGACGCCACACAAGGCATGGAACGTTTGTTGCTCTTGTTATCCATACTGCACCGGATCGCGGCTTCGGGCGCTTATCATACACTCTCCACGCAGGAATCAGTACAACTGAGTAAAGAGGATTCACACCGCATCAATAAGATCTATGAATTTGTAATGGATCATTTCACAGAGGATATTTCCACCGAAACGGTTGCAGGAATCGTAAACATGAGCGCTTCCGCTTTCTGCCGGTATTTCAAAAAAAGAACCCGGAAAACATTTATTGTACTTTTAAATGAGATCCGGGTAGGACATGCCTGCCGGCTGCTGATCGAACAGGAGAACAGCATTACAGATGTATGTTTTTCCAGCGGTTTTAATAACGTATCGTATTTCAACCGCCAGTTCCTCGCCGTCAAAGGCATGTCGCCCAAGCAATTCCGGAATGCCTACCAGCACCAGGCTGCACAAAAAACCGTCTGA
- a CDS encoding Gfo/Idh/MocA family protein: MQIESGFLMPQRQYTIFMIGAGGIVEAAHLPAYRKAGWEVGGIYDLQADRARLLAEMFSIPAVFETLPALVTAAGAGVVFDVAVPATELPGVIRQLPDGATVLMQKPMGTTIAEAQLIRDLCREKKLLAAVNFQMKFIPAMIAARNLIASGAIGTLHDMEIRMNIYHPWHLWKFLYGIPRMEMLYHSIHYVDMLKSFFGLPQKVYARTLKHPLMKELASTRSVILLDYGDLIKAHINTNHGHDFGLKHQESFVKFEGTAGAIKTTLGLNIDYPNGVPDSFEYVIREEGKDPEWKSVTFPGQWFPDAFIASMAELLCYAEGSSDKLMNHFENAYQTMAIVEAAYQSNETGGTTVAYQQ, from the coding sequence ATGCAAATTGAGAGCGGATTTCTGATGCCGCAACGGCAATATACGATTTTCATGATCGGGGCAGGTGGTATTGTGGAAGCCGCACATCTGCCGGCATACCGCAAAGCGGGCTGGGAAGTAGGCGGGATCTATGATCTTCAGGCGGACCGGGCGCGTTTACTGGCAGAAATGTTTTCGATCCCGGCAGTGTTTGAAACATTGCCGGCGCTGGTAACAGCTGCGGGCGCCGGGGTGGTATTTGATGTGGCGGTGCCGGCAACAGAACTGCCCGGCGTTATCCGGCAATTGCCGGACGGGGCAACAGTACTGATGCAAAAGCCCATGGGTACCACTATTGCCGAAGCACAACTGATCAGGGATCTTTGCCGTGAAAAGAAATTACTGGCCGCTGTAAATTTCCAGATGAAATTTATTCCGGCCATGATCGCGGCCCGTAACCTGATTGCATCCGGCGCGATCGGAACACTGCATGATATGGAGATCCGGATGAATATCTATCATCCCTGGCATTTATGGAAGTTTTTATATGGTATTCCACGTATGGAAATGCTGTATCACAGCATTCATTATGTGGATATGTTGAAATCGTTTTTCGGACTTCCGCAGAAAGTGTATGCCAGAACATTGAAGCACCCGCTAATGAAAGAACTGGCTTCAACAAGGTCGGTGATATTGCTCGATTATGGTGATCTCATCAAGGCTCACATCAACACCAATCACGGTCATGATTTCGGACTGAAGCACCAGGAATCCTTCGTGAAATTTGAAGGTACGGCAGGCGCTATAAAAACGACCCTCGGTCTCAATATCGATTATCCCAATGGAGTGCCCGATTCCTTTGAATACGTGATCCGGGAAGAAGGGAAGGATCCGGAGTGGAAATCGGTAACATTCCCCGGACAGTGGTTCCCGGATGCGTTTATAGCCTCCATGGCTGAACTGCTTTGCTATGCCGAGGGAAGTTCGGATAAGCTGATGAATCATTTTGAAAACGCCTATCAGACAATGGCGATCGTAGAGGCTGCCTATCAGTCGAACGAAACCGGCGGCACTACTGTAGCATATCAGCAATAG
- the ilvD gene encoding dihydroxy-acid dehydratase produces MKPINKYSRIITEDESQPSSLAMLYGAGFNDADLRKAQVGIASSGFEGNPCNMHLNALSELIKQGISAAGLKGLVFHTIGVSDALSMGTAGMRYSLPSRDIIADSIETVVSAQWYDALVPVMGCDKNMPGAIIAMCRLNRPSLMVYGGTIKAGQYEGRAINILSTLEAYGEKLAGSINEEQFRGIIRNACSGAGACGGMYTANTMAVAIEAMGLSLPYSSSNPAESNEKKEECLAAGAFVRKLLEKDLKPRDILTRASFENAITMTMILGGSTNAVLHLIAIAKAAGIDIGLDDFQRISDTTPLLADMKPSGKYVMNDIHLAGGTPRIMKLLLEEGRLNGDCMTVTGNTISENLKNVRPLDTADAILRPFSAPLKKTGHLQILYGNLAPGGAVAKITGKEGEKFEGPARVFDDEPSAIEMIRNNGIRPGDVVVIRYEGPKGGPGMPEMLKTTAALTGAGLGKSVAVITDGRFSGGTHGFVIGHVTPEAYEGGVIALLKDGDLISIDAVTNTISVQVPEKELEKRRAHWQAPDKIQYGGVLYKYRHTVSSASEGCVTDAFVPAAAAAGASAQKTKILSDAVKN; encoded by the coding sequence ATGAAGCCAATAAATAAATACAGCAGAATTATTACCGAAGATGAAAGTCAGCCCTCTTCACTGGCCATGTTATATGGTGCAGGTTTTAACGATGCCGATCTGCGCAAGGCACAGGTGGGTATCGCCAGCTCCGGGTTCGAAGGCAATCCCTGTAACATGCATTTGAATGCACTTTCCGAACTGATCAAGCAGGGGATAAGTGCCGCAGGGTTAAAAGGACTGGTGTTCCATACGATCGGGGTAAGCGATGCATTATCGATGGGAACCGCAGGGATGCGTTATTCACTGCCCTCGCGGGATATTATTGCCGACTCGATTGAAACCGTTGTGAGCGCGCAATGGTACGATGCGCTGGTGCCGGTAATGGGATGCGATAAGAATATGCCGGGAGCGATCATTGCCATGTGCCGGCTGAACCGCCCATCCCTGATGGTGTATGGCGGCACTATAAAAGCCGGGCAGTATGAAGGCAGGGCCATCAATATATTATCGACCCTGGAAGCTTACGGGGAAAAGCTTGCCGGAAGTATTAATGAAGAACAATTCCGCGGGATCATCCGGAATGCCTGTTCCGGTGCAGGCGCCTGCGGCGGCATGTATACCGCCAATACCATGGCGGTTGCCATTGAAGCGATGGGGCTAAGCCTGCCCTACAGTTCATCCAACCCGGCAGAAAGCAATGAAAAAAAAGAAGAGTGCCTGGCCGCCGGAGCCTTTGTCCGGAAGCTGCTGGAAAAGGATCTGAAACCGCGGGACATCCTTACCAGGGCTTCTTTTGAAAATGCGATCACAATGACAATGATACTGGGAGGCTCTACCAATGCGGTGCTGCACCTGATCGCCATTGCAAAAGCTGCGGGGATCGATATCGGGCTGGATGATTTTCAACGGATCAGTGATACGACCCCCCTGCTGGCCGATATGAAGCCCAGCGGGAAATATGTAATGAATGATATACACCTTGCCGGAGGAACGCCCCGCATTATGAAATTGCTGCTGGAGGAAGGCCGGCTGAACGGGGATTGTATGACGGTAACGGGCAACACCATTTCAGAGAACCTGAAGAACGTGCGCCCGCTGGATACGGCGGATGCCATTCTGCGGCCTTTTAGTGCACCATTGAAAAAGACCGGCCACCTGCAGATCCTTTATGGTAATCTTGCACCTGGGGGTGCTGTTGCCAAGATCACGGGAAAGGAAGGCGAGAAATTCGAGGGTCCGGCCAGGGTGTTCGATGATGAACCGTCTGCCATCGAAATGATCCGTAATAACGGCATCCGGCCCGGTGATGTAGTGGTCATCCGTTATGAAGGTCCGAAAGGCGGCCCGGGTATGCCGGAGATGCTGAAAACTACGGCGGCGCTTACCGGCGCCGGCCTGGGTAAGTCAGTAGCCGTTATAACGGACGGCCGTTTCTCCGGAGGAACACATGGGTTTGTAATCGGTCATGTCACGCCCGAGGCTTACGAAGGGGGCGTTATTGCATTGCTGAAGGACGGTGATCTGATTTCGATTGATGCAGTAACCAACACGATATCGGTACAGGTACCGGAAAAAGAACTGGAAAAGCGGAGGGCGCACTGGCAGGCGCCTGATAAGATACAGTACGGCGGTGTGTTATATAAATACCGGCATACAGTAAGCTCCGCATCCGAGGGGTGCGTAACGGATGCATTTGTACCGGCTGCTGCAGCAGCAGGAGCGTCCGCACAGAAAACAAAAATACTATCCGATGCTGTTAAAAATTAA
- a CDS encoding amidohydrolase family protein, with protein MRIIDAHLHLWDIKRLRYPWLETVPALQRDFLPADYQAAAAGTPVEALVVVQGECLPERYREEVLFIQEQVHTDTRIQALVAYAPVEDERLLEEALQFFSTIPLVKGVRRMYDEAPSLCIQPSFIKGLHRLAACGYSFDISVKPHALPDTISMIVQCPQTPFVLDHLGKPDIRNRAFDTYRKHIDALSALENVTAKISGLVTEAHWQNWTAETLRPYIDYAIDKFGFQRLMFGSDYPVVLLAATYDKWLTTVHDAVRGCTPEEEAALFYGTAKRVYRL; from the coding sequence ATGCGTATTATTGATGCTCATCTGCATTTGTGGGATATAAAACGGCTCCGCTATCCCTGGCTGGAAACCGTCCCTGCATTACAGCGCGATTTCCTTCCTGCCGATTACCAGGCTGCAGCTGCGGGGACACCCGTTGAAGCGCTGGTGGTGGTGCAGGGAGAATGCCTGCCGGAACGTTACCGGGAAGAGGTATTGTTTATACAGGAGCAGGTTCATACAGATACCCGCATACAGGCCCTGGTAGCGTATGCACCGGTTGAAGACGAACGATTACTGGAAGAAGCGCTGCAGTTTTTCAGCACCATACCACTTGTTAAAGGGGTACGCCGGATGTATGATGAAGCGCCTTCGTTATGTATACAGCCTTCTTTTATAAAAGGGCTGCACCGGCTGGCTGCCTGCGGGTACAGCTTCGATATCAGCGTAAAACCACATGCGCTGCCTGATACAATCTCAATGATCGTGCAATGTCCTCAAACACCGTTCGTACTGGATCATCTGGGTAAACCGGATATCCGGAACCGGGCCTTTGATACCTACCGTAAACATATTGATGCCTTATCAGCCCTTGAAAATGTTACGGCCAAGATATCAGGACTGGTAACAGAGGCACACTGGCAGAACTGGACGGCGGAAACCCTGCGGCCTTATATCGATTATGCTATTGATAAATTCGGATTTCAACGGCTGATGTTCGGAAGTGATTATCCCGTGGTACTGCTGGCCGCAACATACGATAAATGGCTGACCACCGTGCATGATGCGGTCAGGGGCTGCACCCCCGAAGAGGAAGCGGCATTGTTTTATGGCACAGCAAAACGGGTTTACAGGCTCTAG